From Streptomyces griseorubiginosus, one genomic window encodes:
- a CDS encoding DUF6250 domain-containing protein, with protein MTTTRRAFGALAAGAALAALGPAADASASPRHRRLIAHDDFRHGLRQWAVELEQGGTVTAKRGTLEVDVPAGATIWFKQPLAGPYVIEYTATPVSEGGVNDRVSDLNNFWNAIDVRSPRNIFATQRGGALAEYDYLKTYYVGYGANTNTTTRLRRYVGEAGARPLIYDYTEPLLVANRPNRVRIVSDGSGVKWWNNGRLVFDYADPAPYTSGHFAFRTTWSHFRINDFRVWRSQRQQP; from the coding sequence ATGACGACCACCCGCAGAGCCTTCGGAGCCCTCGCCGCAGGTGCCGCCCTGGCCGCCCTCGGCCCCGCGGCGGACGCGAGCGCCTCGCCCCGCCACCGCCGCCTCATCGCCCACGACGACTTCCGCCACGGCCTCCGACAGTGGGCCGTCGAGCTGGAACAGGGCGGCACGGTCACCGCGAAGCGGGGGACCCTGGAGGTCGACGTGCCCGCCGGCGCGACGATCTGGTTCAAGCAGCCGCTCGCAGGGCCGTACGTCATCGAGTACACCGCCACACCGGTCTCCGAGGGCGGGGTCAACGACCGCGTCTCCGACCTGAACAACTTCTGGAACGCGATCGACGTCCGGTCCCCGCGGAACATCTTCGCCACGCAGCGTGGCGGGGCGCTCGCCGAGTACGACTACCTCAAGACGTACTACGTCGGCTACGGCGCCAACACCAACACCACGACCCGACTGCGCCGCTATGTCGGCGAGGCCGGCGCGCGGCCGCTGATCTACGACTACACCGAGCCGCTGCTCGTCGCGAACCGGCCGAACCGGGTGCGCATCGTCTCCGACGGCTCCGGGGTGAAGTGGTGGAACAACGGGCGGCTCGTCTTCGACTACGCCGACCCGGCGCCGTACACGAGTGGGCACTTCGCGTTCCGGACCACCTGGAGCCACTTCCGGATCAACGACTTCCGGGTATGGCGATCGCAGCGTCAACAGCCGTGA
- a CDS encoding GDSL-type esterase/lipase family protein encodes MRRTLATAATVAGLLAGAVPPALASGAQTVVRPDDRRIAYEGHWSRTAEAAVTVNSGSRLRFRFTGPSVHALFDVSSVTVPAQIYVSIDGGPEQLHSVDRADLAITAAGGGPHSVEISVKDVFSRVNRWVPPLETGVALTGIRGHLLPQPPVKKRELAFYGDSITQGVMALCEVNTSDCADGTAAYPTLVADALHASLTQVGFGRQGVIQTGNGGVPAASDAYGWNYAGSRADSDRRADVIVVNQGTNDATFGSAEFRAAYRAYLTRLRAGAPHARILALRPFDGSHAADIAVVVDELADRRVEFVDTTGWLDATRGDFNGTVHPSAQGHRRVAERLIGLIAKEHTETTRQHPESSKQHPEFSKQAPERSPLT; translated from the coding sequence ATGAGACGCACCCTCGCGACCGCGGCCACCGTCGCGGGTCTGCTCGCCGGCGCGGTGCCGCCCGCCCTCGCGTCCGGCGCCCAGACCGTCGTACGGCCCGACGACCGGCGTATCGCTTACGAGGGGCACTGGAGCCGGACCGCCGAAGCCGCCGTCACCGTCAACTCCGGCTCCCGGCTGCGGTTCCGCTTCACCGGCCCGTCCGTCCACGCCCTCTTCGACGTCTCGTCCGTCACCGTCCCCGCGCAGATCTACGTGTCGATCGACGGCGGCCCCGAGCAGCTGCACTCCGTCGACCGGGCAGATCTGGCGATCACGGCGGCCGGCGGCGGGCCGCACTCCGTCGAGATCTCCGTCAAGGACGTCTTCTCGCGGGTCAACCGGTGGGTCCCGCCACTGGAGACCGGGGTGGCGCTGACGGGTATCCGGGGTCACCTGCTGCCACAACCCCCCGTCAAGAAGCGTGAATTGGCGTTCTACGGTGACTCGATCACCCAGGGCGTGATGGCCCTGTGCGAGGTCAACACCTCGGACTGCGCGGACGGTACGGCCGCCTACCCCACGCTGGTCGCCGACGCCCTGCACGCCTCGCTCACCCAGGTCGGCTTCGGACGGCAGGGAGTGATCCAGACCGGCAACGGGGGCGTTCCCGCCGCGTCCGACGCGTACGGCTGGAACTACGCGGGCTCCAGGGCCGATTCGGACCGCCGGGCCGATGTGATCGTGGTGAACCAGGGCACCAACGACGCCACGTTCGGCTCCGCCGAGTTCCGTGCCGCCTACCGCGCCTATCTGACCCGGCTCCGGGCCGGCGCACCGCACGCCCGCATCCTCGCCCTGCGCCCCTTCGACGGCAGCCATGCCGCCGACATAGCGGTCGTCGTCGACGAACTCGCGGACCGGCGCGTCGAGTTCGTCGACACCACAGGCTGGCTCGACGCCACGCGGGGCGACTTCAACGGCACGGTCCATCCCAGTGCCCAGGGCCACCGCAGGGTGGCCGAACGGTTGATCGGCCTCATCGCGAAGGAGCACACCGAAACGACGAGGCAGCATCCCGAATCCTCGAAGCAGCATCCCGAATTTTCGAAGCAGGCCCCCGAAAGGAGCCCCCTGACATGA